In Edaphobacter aggregans, the sequence CCAGAGTTCGCTGCCGGGTTTGTGAATCCGGAGAAGGAGGTGAGCAGCGTCGATGAGGCACTTGAAGGCGCACGGCACATTGTGGCCGAGATGATCAGCGAAGACGCGGACTTGCGTAAGGCATTGCGTCAACTAATGTTTGATGAGGGTGTGATCGTCAGCCGGAAGGCTATCGATGCGGTCGATGAGCAGGAAAAATTTAAGATGTACTACGAGTATCGCGAAGCGGTGAAGACGATTCCATCGCATCGGATGCTGGCAGTCCGGCGAGGCGAAGCAGAGTCGGTGCTTTACTTTCTGATTGAGCTCGATGCTCTGCGTGCAGCGTCCGTTCTGCGTTCCGGCATCGTGCGTCGACAGGGGGACTGGACTCTACATCTGGAACTGGCAATCGAAGATGCGTGGAAGCGGTTGCTGAATCCTTCGATACAGGGCGAGATACGACTGGAATTAAAAAAACGATCGGATACGGATGCGATCCAGGTGTTTCGCGATAATCTGCATCATTTGTTGCTGGCTCCGCCTGCTGGTCCGATCTCGATCCTCGGCATCGATCCGGGGTTGCGAACCGGATGCAAGGTTGCGGTGGTCGACGAGACTGGCAAGTTTCTCGCGCATGATGTTCTCTATCTGCATACATCGAAGAACAGTGCAGGACCTGCGGCTAAGACGTTGGAGACGCTGTTGGTTCAGCACAACGTTCGCGCCATCGCGATCGGCAACGGGACGGCTTCGCGTGAGACGGATGCTTTTGTTCGAGAGTTTCTGCGTGAGCGTCGACTGGACAATATTTTCTCAGTGACAGTGAGCGAGTCGGGAGCGAGCATCTACTCTGCCTCGGAGATTGCTCGGCAGGAGTTTCCGGATCTCGATTTGACCGTTCGTGGAGCGATCTCGATTGCGCGGCGTCTGCAAGACCCGCTCTCAGAGTTGGTAAAGGTTGATCCCAAGTCGATAGGTGTGGGCCAGTATCAACACGATGTGGATCAGCGCCAGTTGCAGCGATCGCTCGAAGCTGTGATTGAGAGCTGCGTGAACCGCGTGGGCGTCGATCTGAACACGTCGTCGTGGACGTTGCTGCGGTTCGTATCGGGCATCACGGAACGGATTGCGCTGAATATCGTCAGCTATCGGAATGAGAACGGGAAGTTTCGCTCGCGCACACAGCTCAACAAAGTCCCGGGTATTGGGGCGAAGACATTTGAGCAAGCCGCCGGCTTTCTCCGTATTCGGGATGGAGAAAATCTGTTGGATATGACGGCTGTGCATCCGGAGTCGTATCCGGTGGTTGAAGAGTTGGCTCGTCTGCTTGAAGCTCCGCTTAATGAGTTGATCAAGAATCCGCATCTGCTTGCCAAGCTGGACACGAAGAAGCTGTCGGCAGGGACGTTCACACTGAATGACATTCTGGAGGAATTGCGCAAGCCGGGGCGCGATCCGCGCGATAAATTTGTGGCTCCGAGCTTCAATGAGCAGGTGCGCGAATTTGCAGATGTTCATCCGGAGATGGTTTTGGAAGGCATCGTCACTAACGTTACGAAGTTCGGCGCCTTCGTCGACATCGGAGTGCATCAGGATGGATTGGTTCACATCAGCGAGCTCTCGAACCGATTCATCAAAGATCCGTCGGAGGCAGTGAAGACGGGCCAGATCGTCAAGGTGAAGGTGCTGAGTGCAGACACAAAGACTAAAAGAATTGCACTTTCGATCAAGGCACTTCAGGGGCCGTCGCAACGTCCCCAGGCGACACGACAACAGCAGAAGCCACAGCCTACACTCGACGAAAAGCTCAACATGCTGGCTACTAAGTGGAAGGTCTCCTAGCGCTAGGAGAGTGGCAGTTTTAGCTCTGCCCTGCATCCGATCTCGCCGTCACTGCGATTGGCTAGCTGTACAGACCCACGGTGAGCCTGTGCGATCTGCTGTGCAAGCACGAGACCGATGCCAGTGCCGCTCGGTTTCGTCGTGTAGAACGGTACAAAGAGGTTGCCGGCGTTGGTCAATCCTGTACCGTTGTCGGTGACTGCGATGACGACTTCGCTAGCCGTGCGCTCCCATTCAATGCGTACGCAAGGAGGACCGTCACCGGCCGCATCAGGGCTTAGCGCAGCCTCTGCCGCGTTGCGAGTCAGATTGATTAGGGCCTGCTGGATGTGGTCTGCGTCGACTCTCAGAGTGAGGTCGTCTGCATGAGCGACAGTGACGAGGACGCGTGTTTCCAATCGGGCCACTCGCTCAAGCAGCGCCGTCAGTGAGACGGGCGCAAGCTTTGGCGCAGGTAGGCCCATCAGCTGACGATAGGCTTGCAGGAAGCGATTCAGCGATTCTGCACGGTTTTCGATGACTTCAAGGCCGCTGTCGAAGTCGCGATCATTGTCGACAGCACGCAGGGAAGAGAGTCGCGCACGCAGACTGCCGGCGATGGATTTAATGGGCGT encodes:
- a CDS encoding Tex family protein, translated to MSEQKSLSPEVLLHISQILSIPMRGLVAVIELLNEGGTVPFIARYRKEATGNLDEVQIRDIEEKLAYFRDLAARRETILASILEQGKLTDELKARIEATLDRSELEDLYLPYRPKRRTKATIAREKGLEPLALYLWSQEAADQLLPEFAAGFVNPEKEVSSVDEALEGARHIVAEMISEDADLRKALRQLMFDEGVIVSRKAIDAVDEQEKFKMYYEYREAVKTIPSHRMLAVRRGEAESVLYFLIELDALRAASVLRSGIVRRQGDWTLHLELAIEDAWKRLLNPSIQGEIRLELKKRSDTDAIQVFRDNLHHLLLAPPAGPISILGIDPGLRTGCKVAVVDETGKFLAHDVLYLHTSKNSAGPAAKTLETLLVQHNVRAIAIGNGTASRETDAFVREFLRERRLDNIFSVTVSESGASIYSASEIARQEFPDLDLTVRGAISIARRLQDPLSELVKVDPKSIGVGQYQHDVDQRQLQRSLEAVIESCVNRVGVDLNTSSWTLLRFVSGITERIALNIVSYRNENGKFRSRTQLNKVPGIGAKTFEQAAGFLRIRDGENLLDMTAVHPESYPVVEELARLLEAPLNELIKNPHLLAKLDTKKLSAGTFTLNDILEELRKPGRDPRDKFVAPSFNEQVREFADVHPEMVLEGIVTNVTKFGAFVDIGVHQDGLVHISELSNRFIKDPSEAVKTGQIVKVKVLSADTKTKRIALSIKALQGPSQRPQATRQQQKPQPTLDEKLNMLATKWKVS